Proteins co-encoded in one Desulfitobacterium hafniense DCB-2 genomic window:
- a CDS encoding 4Fe-4S dicluster domain-containing protein — MAGQKAFLYNQNYCVGCHSCETACMVKNQVDVGVSWRTLDSFEVEINGRMVERYLSHSCMHCAEPQCASVCPTKAYTKREDGLVIQDHDKCVGCGYCIYACPYQAPKMNPHTKKVEKCTGCYDLIDAGEQPMCVRGCPVQVLKIEDIDKLDAEGAVKEAIGFQAFATNPSMRFVKMKQ, encoded by the coding sequence ATGGCTGGTCAGAAAGCATTTCTTTACAATCAGAATTATTGCGTAGGATGCCATTCCTGTGAAACGGCATGTATGGTCAAGAACCAAGTGGATGTAGGTGTAAGCTGGAGGACCCTGGATAGCTTTGAGGTTGAGATCAACGGCAGAATGGTGGAGCGTTATCTTTCCCATTCCTGTATGCATTGTGCGGAACCTCAATGTGCTTCAGTATGTCCTACCAAAGCCTATACCAAACGGGAAGATGGGCTGGTGATTCAGGACCACGATAAATGCGTGGGGTGCGGATATTGCATCTATGCTTGCCCGTATCAGGCACCGAAGATGAATCCCCATACTAAAAAGGTGGAAAAATGCACAGGCTGTTATGACTTGATTGACGCAGGGGAACAACCCATGTGTGTCCGGGGGTGTCCGGTTCAAGTCTTAAAAATAGAGGATATCGATAAGCTCGATGCTGAGGGAGCGGTTAAGGAAGCCATCGGTTTCCAGGCCTTTGCCACCAATCCATCCATGCGTTTTGTGAAGATGAAGCAGTAG
- the nrfD gene encoding NrfD/PsrC family molybdoenzyme membrane anchor subunit gives MGNWGWLIIGFLFFGGLGSGAYLTSFAAEKGLFGKESNLVRAGYFISGPCLAVGLFLFSLNLGVSITGILTMIGNPTSVMTWGVYLLIMFMVLAFWSAYHKRENKQVPAMISGAGALLAVVTAIYTGGQLSVLFAQPFWNTILVPGLFVVSALIMGLASSSLLARIIEKPVQQGGAAVTRINISLLLVEWVLLAALLLLSFSGAKGPVAADSAQIVVTGRLAAYFWILLIAVGLVLPLFNNVYPKKKQNEKSGKIFGLLSEVATLIGGATLRAVIVLSALPIWSI, from the coding sequence GTGGGAAATTGGGGCTGGCTTATTATTGGCTTCCTGTTCTTTGGCGGTCTTGGCTCGGGTGCTTATCTGACATCTTTTGCAGCGGAAAAAGGTTTGTTTGGCAAAGAGAGTAATTTGGTGCGGGCCGGTTATTTTATTTCAGGTCCTTGCCTGGCCGTGGGGCTGTTTCTTTTTTCCCTGAATCTGGGTGTCAGCATCACTGGAATTTTAACCATGATCGGTAATCCTACGTCGGTGATGACTTGGGGGGTCTATCTCTTAATCATGTTTATGGTCCTGGCCTTTTGGAGTGCCTATCATAAACGTGAAAACAAGCAAGTTCCGGCAATGATCTCAGGAGCGGGAGCATTACTGGCAGTGGTAACAGCCATATACACCGGGGGGCAGCTTTCCGTTCTTTTTGCTCAACCCTTCTGGAACACGATCCTTGTACCGGGATTATTTGTAGTGTCGGCACTGATCATGGGATTGGCTTCTTCATCCCTGCTGGCCCGCATCATCGAAAAACCCGTTCAGCAAGGGGGGGCTGCGGTAACCAGGATAAACATCAGCCTCCTCTTGGTGGAATGGGTGCTCTTAGCGGCTTTGCTTCTGCTCTCTTTTTCAGGGGCTAAAGGTCCGGTTGCTGCTGATTCTGCCCAAATAGTTGTCACCGGAAGACTAGCCGCCTATTTTTGGATTTTGTTAATTGCTGTCGGATTGGTTTTGCCGCTTTTCAACAACGTCTATCCCAAGAAAAAGCAAAACGAAAAGAGTGGCAAGATCTTCGGTTTGTTAAGCGAGGTGGCCACACTGATCGGAGGGGCAACCCTGCGGGCCGTTATCGTATTGTCGGCATTGCCTATCTGGAGTATATAA
- a CDS encoding TorD/DmsD family molecular chaperone: MSSLGNNEMQEILAYRCVVFDLLRSLFMWECPEELFADMISWSELERGEAMAPDCAEARLRKGLSPLSAEELQKIYHEATIEFTRLFVGPYHLEAPPYESVYRNANRLMMQDVTMNVKRFYRENGYERSEVYKEPDDQIGVELEFMYALSEDALQAFREGNFESLKRILSAQEQFMDLHLLKWLPQFCQDILKSSQNEFWRSIAVFTENYIEEDKEQIQRIQQELNLYCQS, translated from the coding sequence TTGAGTAGTCTGGGTAATAACGAAATGCAGGAAATATTGGCTTATCGATGTGTTGTGTTCGATCTATTGCGAAGTCTGTTTATGTGGGAATGCCCGGAAGAGCTTTTCGCAGACATGATCTCCTGGTCAGAGTTGGAACGTGGTGAAGCAATGGCCCCAGACTGTGCAGAAGCTCGACTCAGAAAAGGTCTGTCACCGCTATCTGCTGAAGAGCTACAAAAGATCTATCATGAAGCAACGATAGAGTTTACCAGACTCTTTGTGGGACCTTATCACTTGGAAGCTCCTCCTTATGAATCGGTATACCGCAACGCCAACCGGCTCATGATGCAGGATGTTACCATGAATGTCAAAAGGTTTTACAGAGAGAATGGTTATGAAAGAAGCGAGGTCTATAAGGAGCCTGATGATCAGATCGGGGTAGAGCTGGAGTTTATGTATGCCCTGAGTGAAGATGCTTTGCAGGCTTTTCGGGAGGGGAATTTCGAAAGTTTAAAGAGGATTTTATCCGCTCAGGAACAATTCATGGATCTTCACCTGCTAAAGTGGTTACCCCAATTCTGTCAGGATATCCTGAAATCGTCTCAGAACGAATTCTGGAGAAGTATTGCTGTCTTTACTGAGAACTATATTGAAGAAGACAAGGAACAGATCCAGCGGATTCAACAGGAACTCAATTTATATTGCCAAAGCTAA
- the nrfD gene encoding NrfD/PsrC family molybdoenzyme membrane anchor subunit gives MYHWGWKIIIYLFLGGLGAGAYLTSFAAQKGWLGENSKLGRAGYFLSGPCIVIGSLLLFLDLGIAFSDPLGVLRMFANITSVMTWGIYILSLFILVGFLSAYYTGKNREVPAMLSLLGAILALGTGAYTGVLLAVVTSVPFWNTLLLPFLFVVSALSTGLAATALCAHFLEKKGEQGGDRSSEAKTNKVHLVLLGLESILIMMLLALALTGAKGAGAAASAHMLTSGSLALPFWLLVVAIGLVFPLVYYIVSAKERQRKLASFFNGLSTDFAVLIGGLTLRATIVLCAVRVF, from the coding sequence ATGTATCATTGGGGCTGGAAAATTATCATTTACTTGTTTTTAGGCGGATTAGGAGCAGGGGCTTATTTAACGTCTTTTGCAGCTCAAAAAGGCTGGTTGGGGGAAAACAGCAAACTGGGCAGAGCGGGCTACTTTTTGTCCGGACCTTGTATCGTCATCGGAAGTTTGTTGTTGTTTCTGGATCTGGGTATAGCTTTTTCTGATCCGCTCGGTGTTTTAAGAATGTTCGCCAATATTACTTCGGTTATGACCTGGGGGATTTATATATTATCGCTGTTCATTCTGGTTGGATTTCTTTCTGCTTATTATACAGGGAAGAACAGAGAAGTGCCTGCAATGCTATCTCTTCTAGGAGCAATTCTTGCATTAGGAACCGGAGCCTATACCGGGGTTTTACTGGCTGTGGTTACCTCTGTACCGTTCTGGAACACCTTGCTTCTTCCCTTCTTATTTGTTGTTTCCGCTTTATCGACAGGTCTCGCCGCTACCGCATTGTGCGCGCATTTCCTGGAAAAGAAAGGGGAGCAGGGAGGGGATCGGTCAAGTGAAGCAAAGACGAACAAGGTTCATCTGGTGTTGCTTGGCTTAGAATCGATTCTGATCATGATGCTTCTGGCATTAGCCTTAACAGGCGCAAAAGGGGCCGGTGCTGCTGCTTCTGCACACATGCTTACCAGTGGTTCCTTAGCCCTGCCATTCTGGCTGTTGGTGGTGGCCATCGGTTTAGTTTTTCCTTTGGTCTACTATATTGTCTCAGCCAAAGAACGGCAAAGAAAGCTGGCTTCATTCTTTAATGGTCTATCAACTGACTTTGCCGTGCTCATCGGAGGGCTGACTCTGAGGGCCACCATAGTCTTATGCGCCGTGAGGGTTTTTTAA